The following are from one region of the Mycolicibacterium helvum genome:
- a CDS encoding esterase family protein gives MKIVEMMRGTWLRRLAAAVVAALFLPGLIGVVGGSATAAAFSKPGLPVLYLDVPSAAMGRNIRIQFQGGGPHAVYLLDGLRAQDDYNGWDINTPAFEWLYGSGLSTVMPVGGQSSFYTDWYQPSQGNGQNYTYKWETFMTQELPAYLAANYGVDPNGNAVVGLSMAGSASLTYSIYYPQKYTYAASLSGFLNPSEGWWPMLIGLAMNDAGGFNAQSMWGPSSDPAWRRNDPMVNINQLVANNTRIWIYCGTGTPSDLDTSGGGGNLMAAQFLEGFTLRTNKTFMDNYLAAGGRNGVFNFPANGTHSWGYWGQQLQQMIPDMQRVLGATPSAG, from the coding sequence ATGAAGATCGTCGAGATGATGCGAGGCACATGGTTGCGCCGCCTGGCGGCAGCCGTTGTGGCCGCACTCTTTCTGCCCGGCCTAATCGGCGTTGTCGGCGGGTCGGCGACCGCGGCCGCCTTCTCCAAGCCGGGTCTGCCGGTTCTCTACCTTGATGTCCCGTCAGCCGCGATGGGCCGCAATATCCGAATCCAGTTCCAGGGCGGTGGCCCGCACGCGGTGTACCTGCTCGACGGTCTGCGCGCGCAGGACGACTACAACGGCTGGGATATCAACACCCCGGCGTTCGAGTGGTTGTACGGCTCGGGCCTGTCGACTGTGATGCCGGTCGGTGGCCAGTCGAGCTTCTACACCGACTGGTATCAGCCGTCGCAGGGCAATGGTCAGAACTACACCTACAAGTGGGAAACGTTCATGACCCAGGAACTGCCGGCCTACCTGGCCGCCAACTACGGTGTCGACCCCAACGGCAACGCCGTCGTCGGTCTGTCGATGGCCGGTAGCGCGTCGTTGACCTACTCGATCTACTACCCGCAGAAGTACACCTACGCCGCATCGCTGTCGGGCTTCCTGAACCCTTCCGAGGGCTGGTGGCCGATGCTGATCGGTCTGGCGATGAACGACGCGGGCGGGTTCAACGCGCAGAGCATGTGGGGTCCGTCGTCTGACCCGGCATGGCGGCGCAACGACCCGATGGTCAACATCAACCAGCTGGTCGCCAACAACACCCGGATCTGGATCTACTGCGGCACCGGTACGCCGTCGGATCTGGACACCTCCGGTGGCGGCGGCAACCTGATGGCCGCGCAGTTCCTCGAAGGCTTCACGTTGCGCACCAACAAGACCTTCATGGACAACTACCTCGCGGCTGGTGGACGCAACGGCGTGTTCAACTTCCCCGCGAACGGGACGCACAGCTGGGGCTACTGGGGACAGCAGCTGCAGCAGATGATCCCGGACATGCAGCGGGTTCTGGGGGCCACCCCGTCCGCTGGCTGA
- a CDS encoding cupin domain-containing protein: MHTVIRCVRLFTGADEQSHVEIGRLDLTPGRNGDLVSAAMSAIHATAEETATGGTLAWHTAPVRQLVVTLAGTLVFTTRDGQEFTLAPGDVLLAEDTVGSGHQWRLVGEDPWRRIYIVLADGVDVPFVVD, from the coding sequence GTGCACACCGTGATTCGCTGCGTGCGTTTGTTCACCGGAGCCGACGAGCAATCTCACGTCGAGATCGGCCGCCTCGACCTGACGCCCGGTCGCAACGGCGACCTGGTGTCGGCGGCGATGTCCGCGATCCACGCGACAGCGGAGGAGACCGCCACCGGCGGCACGCTGGCCTGGCATACCGCCCCGGTACGCCAACTCGTCGTGACGCTCGCCGGGACCCTGGTGTTCACCACCCGCGACGGGCAGGAGTTCACCCTGGCTCCCGGAGACGTGCTGCTGGCCGAGGACACCGTCGGATCCGGACACCAGTGGCGTCTGGTGGGCGAGGACCCGTGGCGGCGGATCTATATCGTGCTGGCCGATGGTGTCGACGTCCCGTTCGTCGTCGACTGA
- a CDS encoding nucleoside deaminase, which translates to MALDDEDIRRLGRCVELARTALTAGDEPFGSILVDADGHVLFEDHNHVAGGDATAHPELAIAQWSVANLAPDDRARATVYTSGEHCPMCAAAHAWVGLGRIVFAVSGGQLAQWLTEWRVPLPPVATLPITAVAPQLTVDGPAREYRDEMMALYAAKFAP; encoded by the coding sequence GTGGCGCTCGACGACGAGGACATCCGGCGGCTCGGCCGCTGTGTCGAACTCGCCCGCACCGCGCTGACGGCCGGTGACGAGCCGTTCGGCTCGATTCTGGTCGACGCCGACGGCCACGTCCTGTTCGAGGACCACAATCACGTCGCAGGCGGTGACGCCACCGCGCATCCCGAGCTGGCGATCGCGCAGTGGTCGGTGGCCAACCTGGCCCCCGACGACCGCGCTCGCGCCACCGTCTACACCTCGGGTGAGCACTGCCCGATGTGCGCGGCCGCACACGCCTGGGTTGGCCTGGGCCGCATCGTGTTTGCGGTTTCCGGCGGGCAACTGGCCCAGTGGCTGACGGAGTGGCGGGTGCCACTTCCACCGGTGGCGACGCTGCCGATCACCGCGGTGGCCCCACAGCTCACGGTCGACGGACCGGCGCGGGAGTACCGCGACGAGATGATGGCCCTCTACGCCGCGAAGTTCGCGCCGTGA
- a CDS encoding tetratricopeptide repeat protein has translation MTVPLGDTEPYYNLGDYHRGVDTPSPAAQLWVDRGLVWAYAFNHEEAIACFERALALDADLAIARWGIAYAIGPNYNKAWEAFDPVDLAASLARARMELALAANGRASAVERALIAALATRFPTDDPDDTEALVAGHATYADTMAELAQTYPDDIDVLALAADALVNLTAWALWDTTTGESAPGSRVLEAKRLLDQALTTEAGRAHPFVLHLYIHAMEMSAHPEDALPAADLLRGLVPDAGHLQHMPSHIDVLCGNYRDSVLANQTAVTADRRFVEHAGPLNFYSLYRAHDLHFIVYSAMFAGQSRIALQAADELSGQLTPELLSIESPPMADWLEAFVPLRVHVLIRFGRWDELIAEPLPDDSELYCSTTATIHYGRGVAHAAKGQLAQAAAEREAFTQAYARVPESRYLFNNTSRDILAVAAAMLDGEIAYRNDDFDQAFEHLRRAIALDDALPYDEPWGWMQPTRHAYGALLLEQNRVDEAAAVYAADLGLDPTLSRPCQHPGNVWSLHGYHECLQRLGRTAEAMIIGRQLELAKARADVPILASCACRLEVFEIPANECCH, from the coding sequence ATGACGGTTCCGCTCGGCGACACCGAGCCGTACTACAACCTCGGGGATTACCACCGTGGAGTCGACACGCCTTCGCCTGCGGCGCAGCTGTGGGTCGATCGCGGACTGGTGTGGGCCTACGCGTTCAACCACGAGGAGGCGATCGCCTGCTTCGAGCGTGCACTGGCCTTGGACGCCGACCTCGCGATCGCTCGCTGGGGTATCGCGTACGCCATCGGACCGAACTACAACAAGGCATGGGAGGCCTTCGACCCGGTTGATCTGGCCGCCTCCCTGGCCCGGGCCCGGATGGAACTGGCGCTGGCCGCCAACGGCCGTGCCAGCGCCGTCGAACGCGCCCTGATCGCGGCACTAGCCACCCGATTCCCCACCGACGACCCCGATGACACCGAGGCGCTGGTGGCCGGACACGCCACCTACGCCGATACGATGGCCGAACTGGCGCAGACCTATCCCGACGACATCGACGTGCTGGCCCTGGCTGCCGATGCGCTGGTGAATCTCACGGCATGGGCGTTGTGGGACACCACAACCGGAGAGTCCGCCCCCGGGTCGCGGGTGCTGGAGGCCAAACGTCTTCTGGACCAGGCATTGACCACCGAGGCCGGCCGCGCCCATCCTTTCGTGCTGCACCTGTATATCCACGCGATGGAAATGTCGGCGCACCCCGAGGACGCGCTGCCGGCCGCCGATCTGCTGCGCGGGCTGGTACCCGATGCCGGCCACCTGCAGCACATGCCGTCTCACATCGACGTGCTGTGCGGCAACTACCGAGATTCGGTGCTGGCCAACCAGACCGCGGTGACCGCCGATCGGCGTTTCGTCGAACACGCGGGACCGCTGAACTTCTACTCGCTCTACCGGGCGCATGACCTGCACTTCATCGTCTACTCGGCGATGTTCGCCGGCCAGTCGCGGATCGCACTGCAGGCCGCCGACGAGTTGTCCGGGCAGTTGACGCCCGAGCTGCTGTCCATCGAATCTCCACCGATGGCCGACTGGCTGGAAGCCTTCGTTCCGCTGCGGGTGCATGTGCTGATCCGGTTCGGCCGCTGGGACGAGCTGATTGCCGAGCCGCTTCCCGATGACTCCGAGTTGTATTGCAGCACAACGGCAACGATCCATTATGGTCGAGGCGTCGCGCACGCGGCCAAGGGGCAGTTGGCGCAGGCCGCAGCCGAACGCGAGGCGTTCACGCAGGCGTATGCCCGCGTCCCGGAATCGCGCTATCTGTTCAACAACACCAGCCGTGACATCCTGGCGGTCGCGGCGGCCATGCTGGACGGTGAGATCGCCTACCGGAACGACGATTTCGACCAGGCATTCGAGCATCTGCGGCGCGCGATCGCACTCGACGATGCGCTGCCCTACGACGAACCCTGGGGATGGATGCAACCCACCCGGCACGCGTACGGCGCGCTCCTGCTGGAGCAAAACCGGGTCGACGAGGCGGCCGCGGTATATGCCGCTGATCTCGGCCTCGACCCGACCTTGAGCCGGCCGTGCCAGCATCCGGGCAACGTGTGGAGCCTGCACGGCTATCACGAATGCCTGCAGCGACTGGGGCGCACCGCGGAGGCAATGATCATCGGTCGCCAGCTCGAACTGGCCAAGGCCCGCGCGGACGTGCCGATCCTGGCGTCGTGTGCGTGCCGGCTGGAGGTCTTCGAGATCCCGGCCAACGAGTGTTGCCACTGA
- a CDS encoding DUF1810 domain-containing protein — MDDPFDLQRFIDAQDRMYDRAVAELRAGTKHSHWIWFIFPQLAGLGSSSTARLYGIKSLAEAQAYLAHPVLGARLRECTRLLAAIEGASIKEIFPWPDNLKVRSSMTLFAQAGDDNADFLGVLHKFYAGEQDPHTLQLL, encoded by the coding sequence ATGGATGACCCGTTCGACCTGCAACGCTTCATCGATGCGCAGGATCGTATGTACGACCGGGCGGTCGCCGAGCTGCGAGCCGGCACCAAACACAGCCACTGGATCTGGTTCATTTTCCCACAGCTCGCAGGACTCGGAAGTAGTTCAACGGCAAGGCTTTACGGAATCAAATCGCTAGCCGAAGCGCAGGCCTACCTGGCCCATCCGGTGCTCGGCGCACGGCTGCGTGAGTGCACTCGGCTGCTGGCAGCCATCGAAGGCGCCTCGATCAAGGAGATCTTCCCCTGGCCGGACAACCTGAAGGTGCGCTCGTCGATGACGCTCTTCGCTCAAGCCGGCGACGACAACGCGGATTTCCTGGGGGTCCTACACAAGTTCTACGCCGGCGAACAGGATCCGCACACCCTGCAACTGCTCTAA
- a CDS encoding SulP family inorganic anion transporter has translation MSTDVTEPAPPTPSELKIPWWTRGDLNAFFGLGFNILVNVLTLTTLMIGVVKLPADDVLGTVLPALGVALVLGNLYYTFLARRLARRESRTDVTALPYGPSVPHMFIVVFVVMLPVYLATKDPIEAWKSGLAWAFMIGIIVIIGGFVGPYIRKLTPRAAMLGTLAGISITFISMRPAAQMWEAAWIGLPVLAIILIGFFTDVKLPGNIPVGLVALLVGTAIGWIGGFMSAPDVSQAVSDIAIGIPDLRLDLLMSGLAHLAPLLGTAIPLGVYNFTEAMSNVESAAAAGDNYNLRSVLLADGAGAVIGSAFGSPFPPAVYIGHPGWKDAGGRAGYSLASGVVIGLLCFLGLFGVLAALLPVPAIVPILLYIGLLIGAQAFQAVPRLHAVAVVAALLPNLAQWASGLIDNALNAAGTSATKVGMDALGGAGVVYDGLQTLGEGAILVGLLLGTMVTFILEKKFRYAALASVVAAALSFIGLIHAPEIGWAANPQVALGYLFFAVVCLAYSLLPGAKEPVTVDESDIVAGH, from the coding sequence ATGAGCACTGACGTCACTGAGCCAGCACCACCGACGCCGAGTGAGCTGAAGATCCCCTGGTGGACCCGCGGTGATCTCAACGCGTTCTTCGGGCTCGGGTTCAACATCCTGGTCAACGTCTTGACCCTGACCACACTGATGATCGGCGTGGTGAAGCTGCCCGCCGACGACGTGCTGGGCACCGTACTGCCTGCCCTGGGCGTTGCCCTGGTGCTGGGCAACCTCTACTACACGTTCCTGGCGCGCAGGCTGGCCCGGCGCGAGAGCCGCACCGACGTGACCGCGCTGCCGTACGGCCCCAGCGTGCCGCACATGTTCATCGTCGTCTTCGTCGTCATGCTCCCGGTCTATCTGGCCACCAAGGATCCGATTGAGGCCTGGAAGTCTGGTCTGGCCTGGGCATTCATGATCGGCATCATTGTCATCATCGGCGGGTTCGTCGGCCCCTACATCCGCAAGCTCACCCCGCGGGCGGCGATGCTGGGCACGCTGGCCGGCATCTCGATCACGTTCATCTCGATGCGCCCGGCCGCGCAGATGTGGGAGGCCGCCTGGATCGGCCTGCCGGTGCTGGCGATCATCCTGATCGGCTTCTTCACCGACGTGAAGCTGCCGGGCAACATCCCCGTCGGCCTGGTGGCGTTATTGGTCGGCACCGCGATCGGCTGGATCGGCGGCTTCATGTCGGCGCCCGATGTCAGCCAGGCTGTCTCCGACATCGCCATCGGAATTCCTGACCTTCGGCTCGATCTGCTGATGTCCGGTCTCGCGCATCTGGCTCCTCTGCTGGGCACCGCGATCCCGTTGGGCGTCTACAACTTCACCGAGGCGATGAGCAACGTGGAGAGCGCGGCGGCCGCCGGGGACAACTACAACCTGCGCAGCGTGCTGCTGGCCGACGGTGCCGGCGCGGTGATCGGGTCGGCGTTCGGTTCACCGTTCCCCCCCGCGGTCTACATCGGCCATCCCGGGTGGAAGGACGCCGGCGGTCGGGCCGGCTACTCGTTGGCCAGCGGTGTGGTCATCGGATTGCTGTGCTTCCTCGGGTTGTTCGGAGTGTTGGCCGCGCTGCTGCCGGTGCCGGCGATCGTGCCGATCCTGCTCTATATCGGCCTGTTGATCGGCGCTCAGGCCTTCCAGGCCGTGCCGCGGCTGCACGCGGTGGCGGTCGTCGCCGCACTGTTGCCCAACCTGGCGCAGTGGGCCAGCGGCCTGATCGACAACGCGCTCAACGCCGCTGGAACCTCGGCGACCAAGGTCGGCATGGACGCCCTCGGCGGCGCCGGCGTCGTTTACGACGGGCTGCAGACCCTCGGTGAGGGGGCCATCCTGGTCGGGCTGCTGCTTGGCACGATGGTGACGTTCATCCTGGAAAAGAAGTTCCGGTACGCCGCGCTGGCCTCGGTGGTGGCGGCCGCACTGTCGTTCATCGGATTGATCCACGCCCCCGAGATTGGGTGGGCGGCCAATCCGCAAGTGGCGCTGGGCTATCTGTTCTTCGCGGTGGTGTGCCTGGCGTACTCGCTGCTGCCAGGCGCCAAGGAACCGGTCACCGTCGACGAGTCCGATATCGTCGCCGGGCACTGA
- a CDS encoding rhomboid-like protein — MHDGPRQPAPVTAQRVMSRPIAHFIRSAPVTFTWLAVLFLTTLAQHLLPRWHLMTLLRKDSTNLHHLASDPIRVLITSLLWLDGAAWWPYLVLFCLFLAPAERWLGHLRFVIAGLTAHIVATYASEGFLYWQIQEAIVSPRYLNARDIGVSYFAVGIIGLLTYRIVRPWRWLYLITALAWFIGAVLISPTFTPVGHLVALMVGLACYPLARRRPGPGIDPSWLLRRRSRA; from the coding sequence GTGCACGACGGCCCCCGACAACCCGCGCCGGTTACCGCGCAGCGCGTCATGTCCCGGCCGATTGCGCATTTCATCCGCTCGGCGCCGGTGACGTTCACCTGGCTGGCGGTGCTGTTCCTGACGACACTCGCCCAGCATCTGTTGCCCCGGTGGCACCTGATGACGCTGCTGCGCAAGGATTCGACCAACCTGCACCACCTGGCATCCGACCCCATCCGGGTGCTGATCACCAGCTTGTTGTGGCTCGACGGCGCCGCCTGGTGGCCCTATCTCGTGCTGTTCTGCCTCTTCTTGGCCCCGGCCGAGCGCTGGCTTGGCCACCTGCGTTTCGTCATCGCCGGGCTGACCGCCCACATCGTCGCCACCTATGCCAGTGAAGGCTTCCTGTACTGGCAGATCCAGGAGGCCATAGTCTCCCCGCGCTACCTCAACGCCCGCGATATCGGGGTCAGCTACTTCGCTGTCGGCATCATCGGGCTGCTGACCTACCGCATCGTGCGCCCGTGGCGCTGGCTGTACCTGATCACCGCGCTCGCGTGGTTCATCGGGGCGGTGTTGATCAGCCCCACGTTCACTCCAGTCGGGCATCTGGTCGCGCTGATGGTCGGGCTGGCGTGTTATCCGCTTGCCCGTAGGCGGCCCGGCCCTGGAATCGATCCGTCGTGGCTGCTACGACGCCGGAGCCGTGCGTAG
- a CDS encoding alpha-amylase family protein, producing the protein MSGPNWVRHAIWWHLYPLGFVGAFPNAQPPEAKEHRLRRVIDWLDHAVELGTSGIALGPVFASRTHGYDTTDHFHIDPRLGEDADFDHLVQEAHRRGLRVLLDGVFNHVGTDFDRYRRAVEDEDAESIGWFRGRPGRFHTFEGHGELVTLNHGSPAVVDYTVDVMNHWLGRGADGWRLDAAYAVPESFWAQVLPRVRDAHPEAWFVAEVIHGDYAAFVDGSRVDSVTQYELWKAIWSSLNDGNFHELDWALQRHNDFLATFAPLTFVGNHDVTRIASQLHRPEHVAHALVLLFTTGGVPTVYAGDELGFRGVKEERAGGDDAVRPEFGPPPAQLDEAGRATLSLHQYLIGLRRRNPWLHEAKTTALQLDNRTYAYETRNGDDALIVALNIDNSPMPLPVTALIGGQAQLVGGTAAPPEEIVSDVVVPPQGWLVLRPR; encoded by the coding sequence GTGAGCGGGCCGAACTGGGTACGTCACGCGATCTGGTGGCACCTCTATCCCCTGGGCTTCGTCGGCGCCTTCCCCAACGCCCAACCGCCCGAAGCGAAAGAGCACCGGCTGCGCCGCGTCATCGACTGGCTCGACCACGCGGTCGAACTCGGCACCTCCGGCATCGCGCTGGGCCCGGTCTTCGCGTCCCGCACCCACGGCTACGACACCACCGATCACTTCCACATCGACCCCCGCCTTGGTGAGGATGCCGATTTCGATCACCTCGTGCAAGAAGCTCACCGGCGTGGGCTGCGGGTGCTACTCGACGGTGTGTTCAACCATGTCGGAACCGATTTCGACCGTTACCGCCGCGCTGTCGAGGACGAAGACGCGGAATCGATCGGCTGGTTCCGCGGCCGGCCCGGCCGCTTCCACACCTTCGAGGGTCACGGCGAACTCGTCACTCTCAACCACGGCAGCCCGGCCGTCGTCGACTACACCGTCGACGTGATGAACCACTGGCTGGGCCGTGGCGCCGACGGCTGGCGCCTCGACGCCGCCTACGCCGTGCCAGAATCCTTTTGGGCGCAGGTGCTTCCCCGGGTCCGCGACGCGCATCCTGAGGCGTGGTTCGTCGCCGAGGTCATCCACGGTGACTACGCCGCGTTCGTCGACGGCTCCCGCGTCGACTCGGTGACGCAATATGAGCTGTGGAAGGCGATCTGGAGCAGCCTCAACGACGGCAATTTCCACGAGCTGGACTGGGCGCTGCAGCGCCACAACGACTTTCTCGCCACCTTCGCTCCCCTGACCTTCGTCGGCAATCACGACGTGACCCGCATCGCCAGCCAGCTGCACCGCCCCGAGCATGTGGCGCATGCGCTGGTGCTGCTGTTCACCACCGGCGGCGTGCCCACTGTCTACGCCGGCGACGAGCTCGGATTCCGCGGTGTCAAGGAGGAGCGGGCCGGTGGCGACGACGCGGTTCGCCCCGAGTTCGGCCCGCCACCGGCGCAACTGGACGAGGCTGGGCGCGCGACACTGAGCCTGCACCAGTATCTGATCGGGCTGCGCCGGCGAAATCCATGGCTGCACGAAGCGAAAACCACTGCGCTGCAACTAGACAACCGGACCTACGCGTACGAGACCCGTAACGGTGACGATGCGCTGATCGTCGCGCTGAATATCGACAACTCGCCGATGCCCCTGCCGGTGACCGCGCTCATCGGCGGGCAGGCCCAGCTGGTGGGCGGCACGGCGGCACCGCCGGAGGAGATCGTCAGCGACGTCGTCGTCCCCCCACAGGGTTGGCTGGTCCTGCGCCCTCGTTAG
- a CDS encoding arylsulfatase — protein sequence MAKDSSQLSNAEPAPVRRDVLPIPDTRHVGLTTYDAKDPDTSYPPIATLRPPKDAPNVLIVLIDDVGFAASSAFGGPCNTPVAERLAGNGLKLNRFHTTALCSPTRQALLTGRNHHSVGMGAITEMATSAPGNSSIRPKDKAPIAETLKLNGYSTAQFGKCHEVPVWEVSPVGPFHQWPTGSGFEYFYGFIGGEANQYYPGLYEGTTPVEPPRTPEEGYTLTEDLADHAITWVRQQKALMPDKPFFMYFAPGATHAPHHVPAGWSDKYRGQFDQGWDVLREKIFARQKELGVIPESAELTARHDEIPAWDDMSDELKPVLARQMEIYAGFLEQTDYEIGRVVGALEDLGVLDDTLIYYVIGDNGASAEGTPVGCFNEMAVLNGMAGLETTEFLLSKIDDFGTPDAYNHYAVGWAHALCTPYQWTKQVASHWGGTRNGTIVHWPNGLADKGTVRNQFHHVIDVVPTILEAAGIPAPLSVNGIAQAPLEGVSMLGTLRDEAAPESHVVQYFEIMGNRGIYHKGWTAATKHRTPWKADAPPAFDDDIWELYGPDDWTQARNLVADNPEKLAELQRLWLIEAVKYNVVPLDDRSFERINPDIAGRPQLIRGTRQLLFDGMRVSESCVLNLKNKSHSVTANIVVPATGAAGVIITQGGQVGGWALYVHEGRLKYCYNFFGIQYFFVTADTPLPAGAHQVRVEFAYDGGGLAKGGTVTLYHDGTPVGTGRVEVTIPMGFSADEACDIGRDTGSPASPDYGPSGNSFTGQIDWVQIDIGDDNHDHLITPADRLKLAMGKQ from the coding sequence ATGGCGAAAGACTCATCGCAGCTCAGCAACGCCGAACCGGCGCCGGTACGCCGCGATGTCCTGCCCATCCCCGATACTCGGCATGTCGGGCTGACCACCTACGACGCCAAGGACCCCGACACCAGCTATCCGCCGATCGCCACGCTGCGGCCCCCAAAAGACGCGCCCAACGTGTTGATCGTGCTGATCGATGACGTCGGCTTCGCCGCGTCCTCCGCCTTCGGCGGTCCCTGCAACACCCCGGTCGCAGAGCGGCTGGCCGGAAACGGACTCAAGCTCAACCGGTTCCACACCACCGCGCTGTGCTCCCCCACCCGCCAGGCCCTGCTGACCGGGCGCAATCACCACTCGGTCGGGATGGGCGCGATCACCGAGATGGCCACCTCGGCGCCGGGAAACAGCAGCATCCGGCCCAAGGACAAGGCCCCGATCGCGGAAACCCTTAAGCTCAATGGGTATTCGACGGCGCAGTTCGGCAAGTGCCATGAGGTTCCGGTATGGGAAGTCTCCCCCGTCGGACCGTTCCACCAATGGCCGACCGGCTCGGGTTTCGAATACTTCTACGGGTTCATCGGCGGTGAGGCCAACCAGTACTACCCGGGCCTCTATGAGGGGACGACGCCGGTCGAGCCGCCCCGCACCCCCGAAGAGGGTTACACGCTCACCGAGGACCTCGCCGACCATGCGATCACCTGGGTGCGCCAGCAGAAGGCGCTGATGCCCGACAAGCCGTTCTTCATGTACTTCGCTCCGGGCGCCACCCACGCCCCGCACCATGTTCCCGCGGGGTGGTCGGACAAGTACCGCGGCCAATTCGATCAGGGCTGGGATGTGTTGCGGGAAAAGATCTTCGCCCGCCAGAAGGAGCTGGGGGTGATTCCCGAGAGCGCCGAGTTGACCGCGCGCCACGACGAGATCCCGGCCTGGGATGACATGTCCGATGAGCTGAAACCGGTGCTGGCCAGACAGATGGAGATCTATGCCGGCTTCCTCGAGCAGACCGACTACGAGATCGGCCGGGTGGTCGGGGCGCTCGAGGACCTGGGCGTGCTGGACGACACCCTGATCTACTACGTCATCGGCGACAACGGGGCCTCCGCGGAGGGTACGCCTGTCGGCTGCTTCAACGAGATGGCCGTACTCAACGGCATGGCGGGCCTTGAGACCACCGAGTTCCTGCTGTCCAAGATCGACGACTTCGGCACCCCGGACGCCTACAACCATTACGCGGTCGGCTGGGCGCACGCGTTGTGCACCCCCTATCAGTGGACAAAGCAGGTGGCGTCGCACTGGGGCGGGACACGCAACGGCACCATCGTGCACTGGCCCAACGGCTTGGCCGACAAGGGGACGGTGCGCAATCAGTTCCACCACGTCATCGACGTCGTCCCCACCATTCTCGAGGCGGCCGGTATCCCGGCGCCGCTGAGTGTCAACGGAATTGCGCAGGCGCCGTTGGAGGGCGTGAGCATGCTGGGCACGCTTCGGGACGAAGCCGCACCGGAGTCACATGTCGTGCAGTACTTCGAGATCATGGGCAACCGCGGCATCTATCACAAGGGCTGGACGGCGGCGACCAAGCATCGCACCCCGTGGAAAGCCGACGCCCCACCGGCGTTCGACGACGACATATGGGAGCTCTACGGTCCCGACGACTGGACCCAGGCCCGTAACCTCGTCGCCGACAACCCTGAGAAACTCGCCGAACTGCAACGCCTTTGGCTCATCGAAGCGGTCAAGTACAACGTTGTTCCCCTCGACGACCGGTCGTTCGAGCGGATCAACCCCGACATTGCCGGGCGTCCTCAGCTCATCCGCGGCACCCGGCAGCTGTTGTTCGACGGCATGCGGGTCAGCGAGAGTTGCGTGCTGAACCTGAAGAACAAGTCGCATTCGGTAACCGCCAACATCGTCGTGCCGGCCACTGGCGCCGCCGGGGTGATCATCACCCAGGGCGGACAGGTCGGTGGCTGGGCGCTGTACGTCCACGAGGGTCGGCTGAAGTACTGCTACAACTTCTTCGGCATTCAGTACTTCTTCGTCACCGCCGACACGCCGCTGCCCGCGGGGGCGCATCAGGTGCGGGTGGAATTCGCCTACGACGGTGGCGGATTGGCCAAGGGCGGCACCGTTACCCTGTATCACGACGGCACGCCGGTCGGCACCGGACGGGTAGAGGTCACCATCCCGATGGGGTTCTCGGCTGATGAGGCCTGCGATATCGGCCGGGACACCGGGTCGCCGGCCTCGCCCGACTACGGACCGTCCGGCAACTCCTTTACCGGGCAGATCGACTGGGTGCAGATCGACATCGGCGACGACAACCACGACCACCTGATCACCCCGGCGGATCGGCTCAAACTGGCGATGGGCAAGCAGTAG
- a CDS encoding PaaI family thioesterase gives MLEFTTEDLSAEDIERLRAIYEPLAISVRELVDATIRTEVDAETVAAVKADIDAATARLRSDQIDGAFGVRRTASGQSISWGNAVIGLRNASAPPLVIHRDEDGRRWTDFHLGAAYEGPPGHVHGGVSALVLDHVLGEAASPDGKPRFTGSITVRYLRACPLGPLHAEAQITRVDGVKTFASGYISDAEGITVEAEGVFITPRWLRD, from the coding sequence GTGCTGGAATTCACCACCGAGGACCTGTCCGCCGAGGACATCGAACGGCTGCGGGCCATCTATGAGCCACTGGCCATCTCGGTGCGGGAGCTGGTCGACGCGACGATCCGTACCGAGGTGGACGCCGAAACCGTTGCCGCGGTGAAGGCCGACATCGACGCGGCGACGGCCCGGCTGCGAAGCGATCAGATCGACGGCGCCTTCGGTGTGCGGAGGACCGCTTCCGGACAGAGCATCAGTTGGGGTAACGCGGTGATCGGCCTGCGCAACGCAAGCGCCCCGCCGCTGGTGATCCACCGCGACGAGGACGGCCGGCGCTGGACCGATTTCCATCTCGGCGCGGCCTACGAAGGTCCGCCCGGGCATGTGCACGGAGGGGTGTCGGCCCTGGTTCTCGATCACGTGCTCGGCGAGGCGGCCAGCCCAGACGGCAAGCCCCGCTTCACCGGCAGTATCACCGTGCGGTATCTACGAGCCTGCCCGCTCGGGCCGCTGCATGCCGAAGCTCAGATCACCCGCGTCGATGGTGTGAAAACCTTTGCCTCCGGCTATATCTCTGACGCTGAGGGCATCACCGTGGAGGCCGAGGGCGTCTTCATCACGCCACGCTGGCTGCGCGACTGA